The following are from one region of the Falco biarmicus isolate bFalBia1 chromosome 1, bFalBia1.pri, whole genome shotgun sequence genome:
- the CLTCL1 gene encoding clathrin heavy chain 2 isoform X1 has translation MAQILPIRFQEHFQLQNLGINPANIGFSTLTMESDKFICIREKVGEQAQVVIIDMSDPTTPIRRPISAESAIMNPASKVIALKAGKTLQIFNIEMKSKMKAHTMAEEVIFWKWISVNTVALVTETAVYHWSMEGESQPQKMFDRHASLAGCQIINYRTDEHQKWLLLIGISAQQNRVVGAMQLYSVDRKVSQPIEGHAAAFAEFKIEGNAKPSTLFCFAVRSPAGGKLHIIEVGQPATGNQPFVKKAVDVFFPPEAQTDFPVAMQIGIKHGVIYLITKYGYIHMYDLESGVCIYMNRISADTIFVTAPHEPTSGIIGVNKKGQVLSVCVEEDNIVNYATNVLQNPDLGLRMAIRSNLAGAEELFARKFNTLFAQGNYADAAKVAASAPKGILRTGDTIRKFQSVPAQPGQASPLLQYFGILLDQGQLNKFESLELCRPVLQQGRKQLLEKWLKEDKLECSEELGDLVKTADPTLALSVYLRANVPNKVIQCFAETGQFQKIVLYAKKVGYTPDWIFLLRSVMRVSPEQGLQFSQMLVQDEEPLANINQIVDVFMENSLIQQCTSFLLDALKNNRPAEGHLQTRLLEMNLIHAPQVADAILGNQMFTHYDRAHIAQLCEKAGLLQRALEHYTDLYDIKRAVVHTHLLNPEWLVNFFGSLSVEDSVECLRAMLSANIRQNLQLCVQVASKYHEQLGTQSLVELFESFKSYEGLFYFLGSIVNFSQDPDVHFKYIQAACKTGQIKEVERICRESNCYNPERVKNFLKEAKLTDQLPLIIVCDRFDFVHDLVLYLYRNNLQKYIEIYVQKVNPSRIPAVVGGLLDVDCSEDVIKNLIMVVRGQFSTDELVAEVEKRNRLKLLLPWLESRIHEGCEEPATHNALAKIYIDSNNNPERFLRENPYYDSRVVGKYCEKRDPHLACVAYERGQCDLELIKVCNENSLFKSEARYLVRRKDPELWANVLEENNPFRRQLIDQVVQTALSETQDPEEVSVTVKAFMTADLPNELIELLEKIVLDNSVFSEHRNLQNLLILTAIKADRTRVMEYINRLDNYDAPDIANIAISNELYEEAFAIFRKFDVNTSAVQVLIEHIGNLDRAYEFAERCNEPAVWSQLARAQLQKDLVKEAIDSYIKADDPSAYMEVVQAANRNDNWEDLVKFLQMARKKARESYVETELIFALAKTNRLSELEEFISGPNNAHIQQVGDRCYEEGMYEAAKLLYNNVSNFARLASTLVHLGEYQAAVDSGRKANSTRTWKEVCFACVDGKEFRLAQICGLHIVIHADELEELISYYQDRGYFEELIALLEAALGLERAHMGMFTELAILYSKFKPQKMREHLELFWSRVNIPKVLRAAEQAHLWAELVFLYDKYEEYDNAIITMMNHPTDAWKEGQFKDIIAKVANVELYYKALQFYLDYKPLLINDLLLVLSPRLDHTRTVNFFSKVNQLLLVKPYLRSVQNHNNKGVNEALNNLLTEEEDYQGLRASIDAYDNFDNITLAQRLEKHELIEFRRIAAYLYKGNNRWKQSVELCKKDRLYKDAMQYAAESKDAELAEKLLQWFLEEGKQECFAACLFTCYDLLHPDVVLELAWRHNIMDFAMPYFIQVMREYLTKVDKLDASESLRKEEEQVTEPTPIVFGQQLMLTAGPSAVPPQANFPYGYTAPGFTQPPVYGFNM, from the exons ATGGCTCAGATACTGCCCATTCGCTTCCAGGAGCATTTCCAG CTCCAAAATTTGGGCATTAACCCAGCAAACATTGGATTCAGCACTCTAACAATGGAATCTGACAAGTTCATCTGCATCAGGGAGAAAGTGGGAGAGCAGGCACAAGTAGTGATAATTGACATGAGCGATCCAACAACACCCATCAGACGTCCAATTTCTGCCGAAAGTGCCATCATGAATCCAGCCTCTAAAGTAATTGCACTAAAAG CTGGGAAAACACTTCAGATCTTTAACATTGagatgaaaagtaaaatgaaagccCACACAATGGCAGAGGAAGTGATCTTCTGGAAATGGATATCTGTGAATACAGTTGCATTGGTAACGGAGACAGCAGTCTACCACTGGAGCATGGAGGGAGAATCACAACCCCAAAAGATGTTTGACAGGCATGCTAGTCTTGCAGGCTGCCAAATCATCAATTACAGAACAGATGAACACCAAAAATGGCTGCTACTGATAGGAATTTCAGCACAG caaaatcGTGTGGTTGGTGCAATGCAGCTGTATTCAGTTGATAGAAAAGTCTCCCAACCTATAGAGGGCcatgcagcagcttttgcagaaTTCAAAATAGAGGGAAATGCCAAACCTTCTAccctcttctgttttgctgtgagGAGTCCTGCAGGGGGCAAG ctACACATAATTGAAGTAGGTCAGCCAGCTACTGGAAATCAGCCATTTGTTAAGAAAGCTGTTGATGTGTTTTTCCCACCTGAGGCACAGACAGACTTTCCTGTGGCAATGCAG ATTGGAATTAAGCATGGTGTTATCTACCTGATCACAAAGTATGGATATATTCACATGTATGACTTGGAGTCTGGAGTGTGCATCTACATGAACCGTATTAGTGCTGATACTATCTTTGTCACAGCTCCTCATGAACCTACCTCAGGCATTATTGGTGTGAACAAAAAAGGACAG GTGCTTTCTGTATGTGTTGAGGAAGACAACATAGTGAACTACGCTACGAATGTTCTGCAGAATCCTGACTTGGGACTGCGTATGGCTATACGTAGTAATCTAGCTGGGGCAGAGGAATTATTTGCCAGAAAGTTCAACACACTGTTTGCTCAAGGAAACTATGCAGATGCTGCTAAAGTAGCTGCATCTGCACCAAAG GGAATTCTACGTACCGGTGATACAATCAGGAAGTTCCAGAGTGTACCAGCTCAGCCTGGGCAGgcctctcctctgctgcagtaCTTTGGAATATTGCTTGACCAGGGACAGCTGAACAAGTTTGAGTCTCTGGAGCTCTGCCGCCCTGTCCTACAGCAGGGCCGCAAGCAGCTTCTGGAGAAGTGGCTGAAGGAAGACAAG CTGGAGTGCTCAGAGGAGCTGGGAGACTTGGTGAAGACAGCTGACCCAACCCTTGCACTCAGTGTCTATCTTCGTGCTAATGTGCCAAACAAAGTGattcagtgctttgctgaaacTGGTCAATTCCAGAAAATAGTGCTGTATGCTAAAAAG GTTGGCTATACCCCAGACTGGATCTTCTTACTGAGAAGTGTGATGAGAGTCAGTCCAGAGCAAGGCCTACAGTTCTCTCAGATGCTGGTACAGGATGAGGAGCCACTGGCTAACATTAACCAG ATTGTGGATGTGTTCATGGAGAACAGTCTTATTCAGCAGTGCACATCCTTTCTGTTGGATGCCCTGAAAAATAACCGCCCTGCAGAAGGCCACCTTCAGACTCGTCTCCTGGAAATGAATTTGATTCATGCCCCTCAG GTTGCAGATGCCATTCTTGGAAACCAAATGTTTACACACTATGATCGTGCTCATATTGCCCAGTTATGTGAAAAAGCAGGTTTGCTCCAGCGAGCTTTGGAACACTACACTGATCTCTATGATATTAAACGTGCTGTTGTTCATACTCATCTCTTGAATCCTGAG tGGCTTGTGAACTTCTTTGGCTCTCTCTCAGTTGAAGACTCTGTGGAGTGTTTACGTGCCATGCTGTCAGCCAACATTAGGCAAAACCTACAACTCTGCGTGCAAGTTGCTTCTAAATACCATGAGCAGCTTGGTACCCAGTCTCTTGTGGAGCTTTTTGAATCTTTCAAAAGCTATGAAG GACTGTTCTATTTCTTGGGTTCCATTGTAAACTTCAGCCAGGATCCTGATGTTCACTTCAAGTACATCCAGGCAGCTTGCAAAACTGGTCAGATAAAGGAAGTGGAAAGAATCTGCCGTGAAAGTAACTGCTATAACCCGGAACGGGTGAAGAACTTTCTGAAG GAGGCAAAGCTTACAGACCAGCTTCCTCTGATCATTGTCTGTGATCGATTTGACTTTGTTCATGACCTGGTGCTCTACTTATATCGCAATAACCTGCAGAAGTATATAGAGATTTATGTACAGAAG GTGAATCCTAGCCGTATACCAGCAGTGGTTGGAGGGCTTCTTGATGTGGATTGTTCTGAAGATGTCATTAAGAACTTGATCATGGTGGTTAGAGGCCAGTTCTCAACAGATGAGCTGGTGgctgaagtggaaaaaagaaatcg gCTTAAGTTGCTGTTGCCATGGCTTGAATCAAGGATTCATGAAGGCTGTGAAGAACCTGCGACTCATAATGCCTTGGCCAAAATCTACATTGACAGTAACAATAATCCGGAGCGCTTCCTTCGTGAGAATCCTTACTATGACAGCCGTGTAGTTGGCAAATACTGTGAAAAGAGAGACCCTCATCTGGCCTGCGTTGCTTATGAGAGGGGACAGTGTGATCTGGAACTCATAAAG GTCTGCAATGAGAACTCACTGTTTAAAAGTGAGGCTCGCTATCTGGTACGCAGGAAGGACCCTGAGCTCTGGGCAAAtgttctggaagaaaacaacCCATTCAGGCGGCAGCTTATTGACCAG GTTGTCCAAACAGCTTTATCAGAGACACAGGATCCAGAGGAGGTTTCTGTAACTGTGAAGGCTTTCATGACTGCTGACCTGCCTAATGAATTGATTGAGCTACTGGAAAAAATTGTCTTGGATAATTCCGTATTCAGTGAACACAG GAATCTCCAGAATTTGCTGATCTTGACTGCCATTAAGGCTGACCGCACTCGTGTGATGGAGTACATCAATCGGCTGGATAACTATGATGCCCCAGATATTGCAAACATTGCCATCAGTAATGAGCTATATGAAGAAGCCTTCGCTATATTCAGAAAATTTGATGTTAATACTTCAGCAGTTCAG GTGCTGATTGAGCACATTGGCAACTTAGACCGTGCTTATGAATTTGCAGAGAGATGTAACGAACCAGCAGTATGGAGCCAGCTTGCCAGAGCACAGCTCCAGAAGGACTTGGTGAAAGAAGCCATTGACTCCTATATAAAGGCAGATGATCCATCTGCCTACATGGAAGTTGTTCAAGCAGCTAATAGAAATG ATAACTGGGAGGACCTAGTCAAGTTCTTACAGATGGCCAGGAAGAAAGCTAGAGAGTCTTATGTAGAGACAGaacttatttttgctttggcaAAAACTAATCGTCTGTCAGAGCTGGAGGAGTTTATTAGTGGCCCTAATAATGCCCATATACAACAG GTTGGTGATCGCTGTTATGAAGAGGGGATGTATGAAGCAGCAAAGCTACTTTATAACAACGTATCCAACTTTGCTCGCCTGGCATCTACCTTGGTGCACCTTGGAGAGTATCAGGCAGCGGTGGACAGTGGCCGCAAAGCCAACAGCACAAGGACTTGGAAGGAG GTCTGCTTCGCCTGTGTGGATGGAAAGGAATTCCGCTTGGCACAGATCTGTGGTTTACACATAGTCATCCATGCTGATGAACTTGAAGAGCTGATCAGTTACTATCAG GATCGTGGCTACTTTGAAGAACTGATTGCCCTTTTGGAAGCTGCTTTGGGCCTAGAGCGTGCTCACATGGGAATGTTTACTGAACTTGCCATCTTATACTCCAAATTCAAGCCTCAGAAAATGAGGGAGCATCTGGAGCTCTTCTGGTCTAGAGTTAATATTCCAAAG gTACTCAGAGCTGCAGAACAGGCTCATCTCTGGGCAGAACTTGTATTTCTCTATGACAAGTATGAGGAGTATGATAATGCAATAATTACTATGATGAATCATCCCACTGATGCCTGGAAAGAAGGGCAGTTTAAAGACATAATTGCCAAG GTGGCCAATGTGGAGCTGTACTACAAAGCCTTGCAGTTCTACTTGGACTACAAACCTCTGCTGATCAATGATCTCCTGCTTGTATTATCTCCACGACTGGATCACACCAGGACAGTCAATTTTTTCTCAAAG GTTAATCAGCTACTTCTAGTAAAGCCTTATCTGCGTTCAGTCCAGAACCACAACAACAAAGGAGTTAATGAAGCACTAAACAACCTCTTAACAGAGGAGGAAGATTACCAG GGTTTGAGAGCTTCCATTGATGCCTATGACAACTTTGATAACATAACATTGGCTCAGCGTCTGGAAAAGCACGAACTAATTGAATTTAGGCGTATTGCAGCATACTTGTATAAGGGTAACAACCGCTGGAAACAGAGTGTGGAGCTGTGCAAGAAAGACCGTCTATATAAG GATGCTATGCAGTATGCTGCAGAGTCCAAAGATGCTGAGCTGGCTGAGAAGCTGCTTCAGTGGTTCCTGGAAGAAGGCAAGCAGGAGTGCTTTGCAGCCTGCCTTTTCACATGTTACGACTTGCTGCACCCAGATGTAGTCCTTGAGTTGGCATGGAGGCATAACATCATGGACTTTGCAATGCCTTATTTCATCCAAGTGATGAGAGAGTACCTTACCAAA GTCGATAAACTTGATGCTTCTGAAAGcctaagaaaagaagaggaacaAGTAACTGAACCCACTCCAATAGTATTTG GCCAGCAGTTGATGTTAACAGCAGGCCCCAGTGCAGTACCTCCCCAGGCAAACTTCCCATATGGATACACAGCACCAGGATTCACCCAGCCGCCTGTTTATGGTTTCAATATGTAA
- the CLTCL1 gene encoding clathrin heavy chain 2 isoform X2 yields MAQILPIRFQEHFQLQNLGINPANIGFSTLTMESDKFICIREKVGEQAQVVIIDMSDPTTPIRRPISAESAIMNPASKVIALKAGKTLQIFNIEMKSKMKAHTMAEEVIFWKWISVNTVALVTETAVYHWSMEGESQPQKMFDRHASLAGCQIINYRTDEHQKWLLLIGISAQQNRVVGAMQLYSVDRKVSQPIEGHAAAFAEFKIEGNAKPSTLFCFAVRSPAGGKLHIIEVGQPATGNQPFVKKAVDVFFPPEAQTDFPVAMQIGIKHGVIYLITKYGYIHMYDLESGVCIYMNRISADTIFVTAPHEPTSGIIGVNKKGQVLSVCVEEDNIVNYATNVLQNPDLGLRMAIRSNLAGAEELFARKFNTLFAQGNYADAAKVAASAPKGILRTGDTIRKFQSVPAQPGQASPLLQYFGILLDQGQLNKFESLELCRPVLQQGRKQLLEKWLKEDKLECSEELGDLVKTADPTLALSVYLRANVPNKVIQCFAETGQFQKIVLYAKKVGYTPDWIFLLRSVMRVSPEQGLQFSQMLVQDEEPLANINQIVDVFMENSLIQQCTSFLLDALKNNRPAEGHLQTRLLEMNLIHAPQVADAILGNQMFTHYDRAHIAQLCEKAGLLQRALEHYTDLYDIKRAVVHTHLLNPEWLVNFFGSLSVEDSVECLRAMLSANIRQNLQLCVQVASKYHEQLGTQSLVELFESFKSYEGLFYFLGSIVNFSQDPDVHFKYIQAACKTGQIKEVERICRESNCYNPERVKNFLKEAKLTDQLPLIIVCDRFDFVHDLVLYLYRNNLQKYIEIYVQKVNPSRIPAVVGGLLDVDCSEDVIKNLIMVVRGQFSTDELVAEVEKRNRLKLLLPWLESRIHEGCEEPATHNALAKIYIDSNNNPERFLRENPYYDSRVVGKYCEKRDPHLACVAYERGQCDLELIKVCNENSLFKSEARYLVRRKDPELWANVLEENNPFRRQLIDQVVQTALSETQDPEEVSVTVKAFMTADLPNELIELLEKIVLDNSVFSEHRNLQNLLILTAIKADRTRVMEYINRLDNYDAPDIANIAISNELYEEAFAIFRKFDVNTSAVQVLIEHIGNLDRAYEFAERCNEPAVWSQLARAQLQKDLVKEAIDSYIKADDPSAYMEVVQAANRNDNWEDLVKFLQMARKKARESYVETELIFALAKTNRLSELEEFISGPNNAHIQQVGDRCYEEGMYEAAKLLYNNVSNFARLASTLVHLGEYQAAVDSGRKANSTRTWKEVCFACVDGKEFRLAQICGLHIVIHADELEELISYYQDRGYFEELIALLEAALGLERAHMGMFTELAILYSKFKPQKMREHLELFWSRVNIPKVLRAAEQAHLWAELVFLYDKYEEYDNAIITMMNHPTDAWKEGQFKDIIAKVANVELYYKALQFYLDYKPLLINDLLLVLSPRLDHTRTVNFFSKVNQLLLVKPYLRSVQNHNNKGVNEALNNLLTEEEDYQGLRASIDAYDNFDNITLAQRLEKHELIEFRRIAAYLYKGNNRWKQSVELCKKDRLYKDAMQYAAESKDAELAEKLLQWFLEEGKQECFAACLFTCYDLLHPDVVLELAWRHNIMDFAMPYFIQVMREYLTKVDGLFYKVTL; encoded by the exons ATGGCTCAGATACTGCCCATTCGCTTCCAGGAGCATTTCCAG CTCCAAAATTTGGGCATTAACCCAGCAAACATTGGATTCAGCACTCTAACAATGGAATCTGACAAGTTCATCTGCATCAGGGAGAAAGTGGGAGAGCAGGCACAAGTAGTGATAATTGACATGAGCGATCCAACAACACCCATCAGACGTCCAATTTCTGCCGAAAGTGCCATCATGAATCCAGCCTCTAAAGTAATTGCACTAAAAG CTGGGAAAACACTTCAGATCTTTAACATTGagatgaaaagtaaaatgaaagccCACACAATGGCAGAGGAAGTGATCTTCTGGAAATGGATATCTGTGAATACAGTTGCATTGGTAACGGAGACAGCAGTCTACCACTGGAGCATGGAGGGAGAATCACAACCCCAAAAGATGTTTGACAGGCATGCTAGTCTTGCAGGCTGCCAAATCATCAATTACAGAACAGATGAACACCAAAAATGGCTGCTACTGATAGGAATTTCAGCACAG caaaatcGTGTGGTTGGTGCAATGCAGCTGTATTCAGTTGATAGAAAAGTCTCCCAACCTATAGAGGGCcatgcagcagcttttgcagaaTTCAAAATAGAGGGAAATGCCAAACCTTCTAccctcttctgttttgctgtgagGAGTCCTGCAGGGGGCAAG ctACACATAATTGAAGTAGGTCAGCCAGCTACTGGAAATCAGCCATTTGTTAAGAAAGCTGTTGATGTGTTTTTCCCACCTGAGGCACAGACAGACTTTCCTGTGGCAATGCAG ATTGGAATTAAGCATGGTGTTATCTACCTGATCACAAAGTATGGATATATTCACATGTATGACTTGGAGTCTGGAGTGTGCATCTACATGAACCGTATTAGTGCTGATACTATCTTTGTCACAGCTCCTCATGAACCTACCTCAGGCATTATTGGTGTGAACAAAAAAGGACAG GTGCTTTCTGTATGTGTTGAGGAAGACAACATAGTGAACTACGCTACGAATGTTCTGCAGAATCCTGACTTGGGACTGCGTATGGCTATACGTAGTAATCTAGCTGGGGCAGAGGAATTATTTGCCAGAAAGTTCAACACACTGTTTGCTCAAGGAAACTATGCAGATGCTGCTAAAGTAGCTGCATCTGCACCAAAG GGAATTCTACGTACCGGTGATACAATCAGGAAGTTCCAGAGTGTACCAGCTCAGCCTGGGCAGgcctctcctctgctgcagtaCTTTGGAATATTGCTTGACCAGGGACAGCTGAACAAGTTTGAGTCTCTGGAGCTCTGCCGCCCTGTCCTACAGCAGGGCCGCAAGCAGCTTCTGGAGAAGTGGCTGAAGGAAGACAAG CTGGAGTGCTCAGAGGAGCTGGGAGACTTGGTGAAGACAGCTGACCCAACCCTTGCACTCAGTGTCTATCTTCGTGCTAATGTGCCAAACAAAGTGattcagtgctttgctgaaacTGGTCAATTCCAGAAAATAGTGCTGTATGCTAAAAAG GTTGGCTATACCCCAGACTGGATCTTCTTACTGAGAAGTGTGATGAGAGTCAGTCCAGAGCAAGGCCTACAGTTCTCTCAGATGCTGGTACAGGATGAGGAGCCACTGGCTAACATTAACCAG ATTGTGGATGTGTTCATGGAGAACAGTCTTATTCAGCAGTGCACATCCTTTCTGTTGGATGCCCTGAAAAATAACCGCCCTGCAGAAGGCCACCTTCAGACTCGTCTCCTGGAAATGAATTTGATTCATGCCCCTCAG GTTGCAGATGCCATTCTTGGAAACCAAATGTTTACACACTATGATCGTGCTCATATTGCCCAGTTATGTGAAAAAGCAGGTTTGCTCCAGCGAGCTTTGGAACACTACACTGATCTCTATGATATTAAACGTGCTGTTGTTCATACTCATCTCTTGAATCCTGAG tGGCTTGTGAACTTCTTTGGCTCTCTCTCAGTTGAAGACTCTGTGGAGTGTTTACGTGCCATGCTGTCAGCCAACATTAGGCAAAACCTACAACTCTGCGTGCAAGTTGCTTCTAAATACCATGAGCAGCTTGGTACCCAGTCTCTTGTGGAGCTTTTTGAATCTTTCAAAAGCTATGAAG GACTGTTCTATTTCTTGGGTTCCATTGTAAACTTCAGCCAGGATCCTGATGTTCACTTCAAGTACATCCAGGCAGCTTGCAAAACTGGTCAGATAAAGGAAGTGGAAAGAATCTGCCGTGAAAGTAACTGCTATAACCCGGAACGGGTGAAGAACTTTCTGAAG GAGGCAAAGCTTACAGACCAGCTTCCTCTGATCATTGTCTGTGATCGATTTGACTTTGTTCATGACCTGGTGCTCTACTTATATCGCAATAACCTGCAGAAGTATATAGAGATTTATGTACAGAAG GTGAATCCTAGCCGTATACCAGCAGTGGTTGGAGGGCTTCTTGATGTGGATTGTTCTGAAGATGTCATTAAGAACTTGATCATGGTGGTTAGAGGCCAGTTCTCAACAGATGAGCTGGTGgctgaagtggaaaaaagaaatcg gCTTAAGTTGCTGTTGCCATGGCTTGAATCAAGGATTCATGAAGGCTGTGAAGAACCTGCGACTCATAATGCCTTGGCCAAAATCTACATTGACAGTAACAATAATCCGGAGCGCTTCCTTCGTGAGAATCCTTACTATGACAGCCGTGTAGTTGGCAAATACTGTGAAAAGAGAGACCCTCATCTGGCCTGCGTTGCTTATGAGAGGGGACAGTGTGATCTGGAACTCATAAAG GTCTGCAATGAGAACTCACTGTTTAAAAGTGAGGCTCGCTATCTGGTACGCAGGAAGGACCCTGAGCTCTGGGCAAAtgttctggaagaaaacaacCCATTCAGGCGGCAGCTTATTGACCAG GTTGTCCAAACAGCTTTATCAGAGACACAGGATCCAGAGGAGGTTTCTGTAACTGTGAAGGCTTTCATGACTGCTGACCTGCCTAATGAATTGATTGAGCTACTGGAAAAAATTGTCTTGGATAATTCCGTATTCAGTGAACACAG GAATCTCCAGAATTTGCTGATCTTGACTGCCATTAAGGCTGACCGCACTCGTGTGATGGAGTACATCAATCGGCTGGATAACTATGATGCCCCAGATATTGCAAACATTGCCATCAGTAATGAGCTATATGAAGAAGCCTTCGCTATATTCAGAAAATTTGATGTTAATACTTCAGCAGTTCAG GTGCTGATTGAGCACATTGGCAACTTAGACCGTGCTTATGAATTTGCAGAGAGATGTAACGAACCAGCAGTATGGAGCCAGCTTGCCAGAGCACAGCTCCAGAAGGACTTGGTGAAAGAAGCCATTGACTCCTATATAAAGGCAGATGATCCATCTGCCTACATGGAAGTTGTTCAAGCAGCTAATAGAAATG ATAACTGGGAGGACCTAGTCAAGTTCTTACAGATGGCCAGGAAGAAAGCTAGAGAGTCTTATGTAGAGACAGaacttatttttgctttggcaAAAACTAATCGTCTGTCAGAGCTGGAGGAGTTTATTAGTGGCCCTAATAATGCCCATATACAACAG GTTGGTGATCGCTGTTATGAAGAGGGGATGTATGAAGCAGCAAAGCTACTTTATAACAACGTATCCAACTTTGCTCGCCTGGCATCTACCTTGGTGCACCTTGGAGAGTATCAGGCAGCGGTGGACAGTGGCCGCAAAGCCAACAGCACAAGGACTTGGAAGGAG GTCTGCTTCGCCTGTGTGGATGGAAAGGAATTCCGCTTGGCACAGATCTGTGGTTTACACATAGTCATCCATGCTGATGAACTTGAAGAGCTGATCAGTTACTATCAG GATCGTGGCTACTTTGAAGAACTGATTGCCCTTTTGGAAGCTGCTTTGGGCCTAGAGCGTGCTCACATGGGAATGTTTACTGAACTTGCCATCTTATACTCCAAATTCAAGCCTCAGAAAATGAGGGAGCATCTGGAGCTCTTCTGGTCTAGAGTTAATATTCCAAAG gTACTCAGAGCTGCAGAACAGGCTCATCTCTGGGCAGAACTTGTATTTCTCTATGACAAGTATGAGGAGTATGATAATGCAATAATTACTATGATGAATCATCCCACTGATGCCTGGAAAGAAGGGCAGTTTAAAGACATAATTGCCAAG GTGGCCAATGTGGAGCTGTACTACAAAGCCTTGCAGTTCTACTTGGACTACAAACCTCTGCTGATCAATGATCTCCTGCTTGTATTATCTCCACGACTGGATCACACCAGGACAGTCAATTTTTTCTCAAAG GTTAATCAGCTACTTCTAGTAAAGCCTTATCTGCGTTCAGTCCAGAACCACAACAACAAAGGAGTTAATGAAGCACTAAACAACCTCTTAACAGAGGAGGAAGATTACCAG GGTTTGAGAGCTTCCATTGATGCCTATGACAACTTTGATAACATAACATTGGCTCAGCGTCTGGAAAAGCACGAACTAATTGAATTTAGGCGTATTGCAGCATACTTGTATAAGGGTAACAACCGCTGGAAACAGAGTGTGGAGCTGTGCAAGAAAGACCGTCTATATAAG GATGCTATGCAGTATGCTGCAGAGTCCAAAGATGCTGAGCTGGCTGAGAAGCTGCTTCAGTGGTTCCTGGAAGAAGGCAAGCAGGAGTGCTTTGCAGCCTGCCTTTTCACATGTTACGACTTGCTGCACCCAGATGTAGTCCTTGAGTTGGCATGGAGGCATAACATCATGGACTTTGCAATGCCTTATTTCATCCAAGTGATGAGAGAGTACCTTACCAAA GTTGATGGGCTGTTCTATAAGGTGACACTCTGA